The Bryobacteraceae bacterium genome includes a window with the following:
- a CDS encoding oxidoreductase, whose product MKTDRRRFVQAAPAISLIPRHVLGGQAAQPAPSGRIHIALVGCGTEAVRELPQFIRNPKFRFTAVCDPCRPAAGYRDWSANGLLMGIRKLLEQPDWGAGFDSVIPAGLDVTKSVIESYYKAPGAVRAYTDFRELLDRESDLQAVWIMTPDHHHGWMSLRAMARRLHVMMHKPIANRLTEAKAVIDAAKKTGVATHFLAWNTGNGIAQVKQWIDSGAIGTLREIHNWTNRPVWPQYAELPQDAAPVPRGFDWNLWLGPEKERPYHPCYTHMVFRGWYDFGGGTLADMGIYALWSVFRALNLGAPDLIEPLRSHQCRFDGNSATRIQNDFSFPSASVTRIRFPKTAERPAVDLFWYDGGMKPFPPEETGLDEFPAEAMMFRGDKGVIVSGFRVEKPVLYVAGRKPQEAAQQPQRPDVSELFAEACSGGRPSPGAFTEAWGISETVCLWGAALRAGRRLKYDAAAGRFTNDEKANEYLTRTCRAGWELPQI is encoded by the coding sequence ATGAAAACAGACCGGCGCAGATTTGTTCAGGCGGCCCCGGCGATTTCGCTGATCCCCCGCCATGTGCTCGGCGGACAGGCGGCGCAGCCCGCTCCCAGCGGGCGGATTCATATCGCTCTCGTAGGATGCGGCACGGAAGCCGTCCGCGAGCTTCCGCAGTTCATCCGCAACCCGAAGTTCCGCTTCACCGCCGTCTGCGATCCGTGCCGTCCTGCCGCGGGTTACCGCGACTGGTCCGCCAATGGCCTCCTGATGGGCATCCGCAAGCTGCTGGAGCAGCCGGACTGGGGCGCCGGGTTCGATTCGGTCATTCCCGCCGGACTCGACGTGACGAAAAGCGTGATCGAGTCTTACTACAAGGCGCCGGGCGCCGTGCGCGCCTACACGGATTTCCGCGAGCTGCTCGACAGAGAATCCGATCTGCAGGCCGTGTGGATCATGACCCCGGATCATCACCACGGCTGGATGTCGCTGCGGGCGATGGCGCGGCGCCTGCACGTCATGATGCACAAGCCCATCGCCAACCGCCTCACAGAGGCGAAAGCCGTCATCGACGCCGCAAAGAAGACCGGCGTGGCCACGCATTTTCTGGCCTGGAACACGGGCAACGGCATCGCGCAGGTGAAGCAGTGGATCGACTCCGGCGCCATCGGCACGCTGCGCGAGATCCACAACTGGACCAACCGCCCCGTGTGGCCGCAGTACGCCGAGCTGCCGCAGGACGCTGCGCCAGTGCCGCGCGGCTTCGACTGGAATCTGTGGCTCGGACCGGAAAAGGAGCGCCCGTATCATCCCTGCTACACGCACATGGTCTTCCGCGGCTGGTACGACTTCGGCGGCGGCACGCTGGCCGACATGGGCATTTATGCGCTGTGGAGCGTCTTCCGCGCGCTCAATCTGGGCGCGCCGGATCTGATCGAGCCGCTGCGCTCGCATCAGTGCCGGTTTGACGGCAACAGCGCCACGCGCATCCAGAACGATTTTTCCTTTCCCTCGGCGTCCGTGACGCGGATCCGGTTTCCGAAGACGGCGGAGCGGCCGGCCGTGGATCTGTTCTGGTACGACGGGGGGATGAAACCCTTCCCGCCGGAGGAAACGGGGCTCGATGAGTTTCCGGCCGAAGCGATGATGTTCCGCGGGGACAAGGGAGTGATCGTCTCGGGCTTCCGCGTGGAAAAGCCCGTGCTCTACGTCGCCGGCCGCAAGCCGCAGGAGGCGGCGCAGCAGCCGCAGAGGCCCGATGTTTCGGAACTGTTCGCCGAGGCATGCAGCGGCGGGCGGCCGTCGCCCGGCGCCTTCACCGAGGCGTGGGGCATTTCGGAAACCGTGTGCCTGTGGGGCGCGGCGCTGCGCGCCGGACGGAGGCTGAAGTACGACGCCGCGGCGGGCCGCTTCACCAACGACGAGAAAGCGAACGAATATCTGACGCGGACCTGCCGCGCCGGCTGGGAGCTGCCGCAGATCTGA
- a CDS encoding putative sulfatase translates to MSYPISRRQVLAAAPAIRTTAQSSHVNILYLHSHDTGRCIQPYGYAVPTPQLQKFASEGVLFRHAFDAAPTCSPSRAALLTGMAPHSCGMLGLAHRGFSLNDPSRHLANYLRSQGYLTALSGIQHETAAGRVPELGYENILKPKSNRGPDVAGAAAEFLLSRPKQPFFLSCGFFETHREFPVPGPQDDPRYILPPAPLPDTPETRQDMAAFHASARVLDASMGAVLEALERSGLAASTLVIITTDHGIAFPDMKCNLNVHGMGVMLMMRGPGGFTGGKVSDSLVSQMDLFPTICETAGIPKPGWLQGRSLLPLIRGEKPEIRDWLTGEVTFHASYEPQRSIRSRRWSYVRRFGSKRTPVLPNCDDGPSKSVWLEHGWRQRPVDGEALYDLIFDPSESRNVLAQYPKEAEYWRSLLEQWMRETSDPLLKGDVAPPPGARLNDPDGLSPREPVKEYD, encoded by the coding sequence ATGTCCTATCCGATATCCCGCCGCCAGGTTCTTGCAGCGGCACCGGCAATCCGCACGACGGCACAGTCTTCGCACGTCAACATCCTGTACCTGCACTCCCACGACACCGGGCGCTGCATCCAGCCTTACGGCTATGCGGTTCCGACGCCGCAGCTGCAAAAGTTCGCCTCCGAAGGCGTCCTGTTCCGCCACGCCTTCGACGCCGCGCCCACCTGCTCGCCCTCCCGCGCCGCGCTGCTCACGGGCATGGCGCCGCACTCCTGCGGCATGCTCGGCCTCGCCCACCGCGGTTTTTCACTGAACGACCCCTCGCGCCATCTCGCCAATTACCTGCGCAGCCAGGGCTACCTGACCGCCCTGTCCGGCATCCAGCATGAAACGGCAGCCGGCCGCGTCCCCGAACTCGGCTATGAGAACATCCTCAAGCCGAAATCCAACCGCGGCCCCGATGTCGCCGGCGCCGCGGCCGAATTCCTCCTCTCCCGCCCGAAACAGCCCTTCTTCCTCTCCTGCGGCTTCTTCGAAACGCACCGCGAATTCCCCGTCCCCGGTCCGCAGGACGATCCGCGCTACATCCTGCCGCCCGCCCCGCTGCCGGACACGCCTGAAACGCGGCAGGACATGGCTGCGTTCCACGCCTCGGCGCGCGTGCTCGACGCCTCGATGGGCGCTGTTCTCGAAGCCCTCGAGCGCTCCGGTCTCGCCGCCAGCACCCTTGTCATCATCACCACAGACCACGGCATCGCCTTCCCGGACATGAAGTGCAACCTCAACGTCCACGGCATGGGCGTCATGCTGATGATGCGCGGCCCCGGCGGCTTCACCGGCGGCAAGGTCTCCGACTCGCTCGTCTCCCAGATGGATCTGTTCCCGACGATCTGCGAAACCGCCGGCATTCCCAAACCCGGCTGGCTGCAGGGACGCTCGCTGCTGCCCCTCATCCGCGGCGAGAAGCCCGAGATCCGCGACTGGCTCACCGGCGAGGTCACCTTCCACGCCTCCTACGAGCCCCAGAGGTCCATCCGCTCCAGGCGCTGGTCTTACGTCCGCCGCTTCGGTTCCAAGCGCACGCCCGTGCTGCCCAACTGCGACGACGGTCCCAGCAAGTCCGTCTGGCTCGAACACGGCTGGCGCCAGCGCCCGGTCGACGGCGAAGCTCTGTATGACCTGATCTTCGATCCTTCCGAGTCCCGCAACGTCCTCGCGCAATATCCGAAGGAGGCGGAATACTGGCGCAGCCTGCTCGAACAGTGGATGCGCGAAACCAGCGATCCCTTGCTCAAGGGCGACGTCGCGCCTCCGCCCGGCGCGCGCCTCAACGATCCCGACGGCCTCTCCCCGCGCGAACCCGTAAAGGAATACGATTGA
- the czcC gene encoding cobalt-zinc-cadmium resistance protein, which translates to MFQTFLLAFFMAQDGSGGLARLIEEALARNPEILAARKKLEAARQRPAQAASLPDPMFSLGYTSIGGPLPGQGLGREPMARAGFMASQTLPAPGKRGLRRQIAVEEAGAAGQEYQAVQVSVISRLKAAWYELDHAHAMLDVLARSRALLDRLFELASARYQAGQGMQKELIEAQARLTLLEAKQASLEQQRRRSEAEINALLARPLETGIPRPVSSEPREALASLEQLYERARLWSPVVAAQRHAIRRTEVALQLARKEAVPDITVAAGYSNMGGMPPMFEARVDLPLPFFTRARQRAAVAEQAHEAEAARRSYQAAGNALLFRIKDEWLAAGAAWRLLRIYSTTLVPQTALALEAALAGYEAGRGAFSEVLEQARALLDAEENYHTALRDYHLALVRLEELTGADLLEED; encoded by the coding sequence ATGTTTCAAACATTTCTGCTCGCATTTTTCATGGCCCAGGACGGCTCAGGCGGACTCGCGCGCCTGATTGAAGAGGCCCTCGCGCGCAACCCCGAGATTCTCGCCGCGCGAAAAAAGCTCGAGGCTGCACGACAGCGCCCCGCCCAGGCCGCCAGCCTCCCGGACCCGATGTTCTCCCTCGGCTACACGAGCATTGGCGGCCCTCTGCCCGGGCAGGGTCTCGGCCGCGAGCCCATGGCGCGCGCCGGCTTCATGGCCTCGCAGACCCTGCCCGCTCCCGGCAAGCGCGGCCTGCGCCGTCAGATCGCGGTCGAAGAAGCAGGCGCCGCCGGCCAGGAGTATCAGGCCGTCCAGGTCTCTGTCATCTCGCGCCTCAAAGCCGCCTGGTACGAGCTCGATCACGCCCACGCCATGCTCGACGTGCTCGCCCGCAGCCGCGCCCTGCTCGACCGTCTCTTCGAGCTCGCCTCCGCCCGCTACCAGGCCGGCCAGGGCATGCAGAAAGAGCTGATCGAGGCGCAGGCGCGGCTGACGCTGCTCGAGGCCAAACAGGCCTCGCTGGAGCAGCAGCGGCGCCGCAGCGAGGCCGAGATCAACGCCCTGCTGGCGCGGCCGCTGGAGACCGGAATCCCCAGGCCGGTCTCTTCCGAGCCCCGCGAAGCCCTCGCTTCCCTCGAACAGCTCTACGAGCGCGCCCGCCTCTGGTCGCCCGTCGTCGCCGCGCAGCGCCATGCGATCCGCCGCACGGAAGTCGCCCTCCAGCTCGCCCGCAAGGAAGCCGTGCCCGACATCACCGTCGCAGCCGGCTACTCCAACATGGGCGGCATGCCGCCGATGTTCGAGGCGCGCGTCGATCTTCCGCTGCCGTTCTTCACCCGCGCGCGGCAGCGCGCCGCCGTCGCCGAGCAGGCGCACGAAGCCGAAGCCGCGCGCCGCAGCTATCAGGCCGCGGGCAACGCCCTGCTTTTCCGTATCAAGGACGAATGGCTCGCTGCGGGCGCCGCCTGGCGCCTCCTGCGGATTTACTCCACCACGCTCGTTCCGCAGACGGCGCTGGCTCTGGAAGCGGCGCTCGCCGGATATGAAGCGGGCCGCGGCGCATTCTCCGAAGTGCTCGAACAGGCCCGCGCTCTGCTCGACGCCGAAGAGAACTACCACACGGCGCTGCGCGATTACCATCTGGCCCTCGTCCGGCTGGAAGAGCTCACCGGCGCGGACCTGCTCGAGGAGGACTGA
- a CDS encoding cation transporter, with amino-acid sequence MIDRIIEFSARNRLLVALLAAFLALAGWHSMQNIALDAIPDLSDTQVIIYSRWDRSPDILEDQVTYPIVAAMLGAPRVRDVRGFSDFGYSFVYVIFEDGTDIYWARSRVLEYLSAVLPKLPQGVQTELGPDATGLGWVFQYALVDRTGKHSLAELRSLQDWTMRYGLKSVPGVAEVAPLGGFVRQYQVQVDPQRLRAYGLTIDRVVAAVRASNSDTGGRLIEMAGAEYMIRGRGYARSTRDLEEVVLRLSDNGVPVRVRDVGRVTLGPDLRRGVADLNGEGEVAAGIVIMRDGENALRVIERVKKRLEELKPALPEGVEIVTTYDRSDLILRSIGTLKRALTEELLVVSLVILIFLWHLPSAIIPILTIPVAVLITFVPMRAMGINANIMSLGGIAIAIGAMVDAAIVVVEQTHKKLEQWEREGRPGEARDVVIAAVKEVGGPSFYALLVIAVSFVPVLALEAQEGRLFKPLAWTKNLSMIAAALLAITLDPAVRILFTHLREFRFRPRWLARLATAALIGKIHSEEKHPVSRVLIALYEPACRWSLRHRYWVIGGAVALVLLTVPVFLGLGSEFMPPLDEGSLFYMPVTMPGLNITEAGRLLQVQDRLLKEFPEVDLVFGKAGRAETPTDPAPLSMFETVILLKPPSQWRPGMTQERLVEEMHEKLSLPGVSNAWTMPIKARIDMLTTGIRTPAGIKIYGRDLNEIERIGLRIEELLKPLAGTRSVYAERVTGGYYLDFVWKRDALARYGLTIDDAQMLVMNAIGGDNVTVTVEGRERYPVNVRYFRGYREDLAALREALMPVFDGRSFVPVRELAEVRVTSGPGMIRNENGMLAGYVFIDIEGSDIGSYVERAKAHLREKLQTPPGYWLEWSGQYEAMERVRERLKFVLPAVLAVILLLLYLNTRSWAKTAIVLLAVPFSAVGAVWLLHWLGYNMSIGVWVGLIALLGVDAETGVFMLLYLDLAYEEAKRAGRLRNAAELREAVVHGAVKRIRPKFMTVATMFAGLMPLMWATGAGADVMKRIAAPMVGGVATSFLLELLVYPAIYEVWKWHAEVKKQVSA; translated from the coding sequence ATGATCGACAGAATCATCGAATTCAGCGCCCGCAACCGCCTCCTGGTGGCCCTTCTGGCGGCGTTCCTGGCTCTCGCCGGGTGGCACTCGATGCAGAACATCGCGCTCGACGCCATCCCGGACCTCAGCGACACGCAGGTGATCATCTACAGCCGCTGGGACCGCTCGCCGGACATTCTCGAGGACCAGGTCACCTATCCCATCGTCGCGGCCATGCTCGGCGCGCCCAGGGTGCGCGACGTGCGCGGCTTCTCGGACTTCGGCTACAGCTTCGTCTACGTCATCTTTGAAGACGGCACCGACATCTACTGGGCGCGCTCGCGCGTCCTTGAGTACCTCTCCGCGGTGCTGCCGAAGCTGCCCCAGGGCGTGCAGACCGAGCTCGGACCGGACGCGACAGGGCTCGGCTGGGTGTTTCAGTACGCGCTCGTCGACCGCACGGGGAAGCACTCGCTGGCCGAGCTGCGGAGCCTGCAGGACTGGACCATGCGCTACGGGCTCAAAAGCGTGCCGGGCGTGGCCGAGGTGGCGCCGCTCGGCGGCTTCGTGCGGCAGTACCAGGTGCAGGTGGATCCGCAGCGGCTGCGCGCCTACGGCCTGACGATCGACCGCGTGGTGGCGGCCGTGCGCGCGTCGAACAGCGACACCGGCGGACGCCTGATCGAAATGGCGGGCGCCGAATACATGATCCGCGGCCGCGGCTATGCGCGCTCCACGCGGGATCTCGAAGAAGTCGTGCTGAGGCTGAGCGACAACGGCGTCCCCGTGCGCGTGCGCGACGTGGGGCGCGTGACCCTGGGCCCCGACCTGCGGCGCGGCGTGGCGGACCTCAACGGCGAGGGCGAAGTGGCCGCGGGCATCGTCATCATGCGCGACGGAGAGAACGCCCTGCGCGTGATCGAGCGCGTGAAGAAGCGGCTGGAAGAGCTGAAGCCGGCGCTGCCTGAAGGCGTCGAGATCGTCACCACCTACGACCGCAGCGATCTGATCCTCCGCTCCATCGGCACCCTGAAGCGCGCGCTGACAGAAGAACTGCTGGTCGTGTCGCTGGTGATTCTGATTTTCCTGTGGCATCTGCCGAGCGCCATCATTCCGATCCTGACGATTCCGGTGGCCGTGCTGATCACGTTCGTGCCGATGCGGGCCATGGGCATCAACGCCAACATCATGTCGCTCGGCGGCATCGCCATCGCCATCGGCGCGATGGTCGATGCGGCCATCGTCGTCGTCGAGCAGACGCACAAGAAGCTCGAGCAGTGGGAGCGTGAAGGGCGGCCGGGCGAGGCGCGCGACGTCGTCATCGCGGCGGTGAAAGAAGTCGGCGGCCCCAGCTTCTATGCGCTGCTGGTCATCGCGGTGTCGTTCGTGCCCGTGCTGGCCCTGGAGGCGCAGGAAGGCAGGCTGTTCAAGCCGCTGGCGTGGACGAAAAACCTGTCGATGATCGCCGCCGCCCTGCTGGCCATCACGCTGGATCCGGCGGTGCGCATCCTTTTCACGCATCTGCGCGAGTTCCGCTTCCGCCCGCGGTGGCTGGCGCGACTCGCCACTGCGGCGCTGATCGGAAAAATCCATTCGGAAGAAAAGCACCCGGTCAGCCGCGTGCTGATCGCGCTGTACGAGCCGGCGTGCCGCTGGTCTTTGCGCCACCGCTACTGGGTGATCGGCGGCGCCGTGGCCCTGGTCCTGCTCACCGTGCCCGTCTTTCTCGGTCTGGGCAGCGAGTTCATGCCGCCGCTCGACGAAGGCTCGCTGTTCTACATGCCGGTGACGATGCCGGGGCTGAACATCACGGAAGCGGGGCGGCTGCTGCAGGTGCAGGACCGGCTGCTGAAAGAGTTTCCGGAAGTGGATCTCGTCTTCGGCAAGGCGGGACGCGCGGAAACGCCCACGGATCCCGCGCCGCTGTCGATGTTCGAGACCGTGATCCTGCTGAAGCCGCCGTCGCAGTGGCGCCCCGGAATGACGCAGGAGCGGCTGGTGGAGGAGATGCACGAAAAACTGTCGCTGCCGGGCGTATCGAACGCCTGGACCATGCCGATCAAGGCGCGGATCGACATGCTCACCACCGGCATCCGCACGCCCGCGGGGATCAAGATCTACGGGCGGGACCTGAATGAAATCGAGCGGATCGGGCTGCGGATTGAAGAACTGCTCAAACCGCTCGCCGGCACGCGCAGCGTCTACGCCGAGCGCGTCACGGGCGGCTACTATCTCGACTTCGTGTGGAAGCGCGATGCGCTGGCGCGCTACGGCTTGACCATCGACGACGCGCAGATGCTGGTGATGAACGCGATCGGCGGCGACAACGTGACCGTCACGGTCGAGGGCCGCGAGCGCTATCCGGTGAACGTGCGCTATTTCCGCGGCTACCGCGAAGATCTGGCGGCGCTGCGGGAGGCGCTGATGCCCGTGTTCGACGGCCGCTCCTTCGTGCCCGTGCGCGAGCTGGCCGAGGTGCGCGTGACGAGCGGACCGGGCATGATCCGCAACGAAAATGGAATGCTGGCCGGCTATGTCTTCATCGACATCGAAGGCAGCGACATCGGCTCGTACGTCGAACGGGCGAAAGCGCATCTGCGGGAAAAGCTGCAGACGCCGCCCGGCTACTGGCTGGAGTGGAGCGGGCAGTACGAGGCGATGGAAAGGGTGCGGGAGCGGCTGAAATTCGTGCTCCCGGCGGTGCTGGCGGTGATCCTGCTGCTGCTGTATCTGAACACGCGGTCCTGGGCGAAGACGGCCATCGTGCTGCTGGCGGTGCCGTTTTCCGCCGTGGGCGCGGTATGGCTGCTCCACTGGCTCGGCTACAACATGAGCATCGGCGTATGGGTGGGGCTGATCGCGCTGCTGGGCGTGGACGCCGAGACCGGCGTCTTCATGCTGCTGTATCTGGACCTGGCTTACGAAGAGGCGAAGCGCGCCGGGCGGCTGCGCAATGCAGCCGAGCTGCGCGAAGCCGTCGTGCACGGCGCGGTGAAACGGATCCGGCCGAAGTTCATGACGGTGGCGACCATGTTTGCGGGCCTGATGCCGCTGATGTGGGCCACCGGCGCGGGCGCGGACGTCATGAAGCGGATCGCGGCGCCGATGGTGGGCGGCGTGGCGACATCGTTCCTTCTGGAGCTGCTGGTCTATCCGGCGATTTACGAGGTGTGGAAATGGCACGCGGAAGTGAAAAAACAGGTTTCGGCGTAA
- a CDS encoding ABC transporter permease: protein MRFLYTVQTAAALAFASLRAHKLRSFLTLLGVIIGVGSVVLVGAAIDGLGNYAEQSTSKVLGSESFQVGQLLQRGRLSRRERIEKLRYNKPIREEDYQYLKTVTGEQILYSPYRFRVEDLKRDNRILEATNIIGVSSDMAEIRDFSLSEGRFFTPQEEAARSPVAIIGEDVRQFFFADVTPLGQTLRISGMDFTVIGVQEKIGSVGGQSQDNVAFIPATVFGRLYGPERNMVLFARARPESGLTLEEALDLTRAALRTRYKAQPGKPDNFDTLTPDAIREFIERILGIITAAVVPVTAISLVVGGVVIMNIMLVSVTERTREIGIRKSIGARQSDLLLQFLLEAVFLAVTGGMIGLIGAAVVAKIGSLIAGVELRVTLPYILLALVVSTLTGILSGMYPARKAARMDPVEALRAE, encoded by the coding sequence ATGCGGTTTCTCTACACGGTCCAGACGGCGGCGGCGCTGGCCTTCGCCAGCCTGCGGGCGCACAAGCTGCGCAGTTTCCTGACCCTGCTGGGCGTCATCATCGGGGTGGGCAGCGTCGTGCTGGTAGGCGCGGCGATCGACGGGCTCGGCAACTACGCCGAGCAGTCGACTTCCAAGGTACTCGGCAGCGAGAGTTTCCAGGTCGGACAGCTGCTGCAGAGGGGAAGGCTGTCGCGCCGCGAACGGATCGAAAAACTCCGGTACAACAAGCCGATCCGCGAAGAAGATTACCAATATCTGAAGACGGTCACCGGCGAGCAGATCCTCTACAGTCCGTACCGGTTCCGGGTGGAAGATCTGAAGCGGGACAACCGGATTCTCGAAGCCACCAACATCATCGGCGTCTCCAGTGACATGGCGGAGATCCGCGATTTCAGCCTGAGCGAAGGGCGTTTCTTCACTCCGCAGGAGGAGGCTGCCAGGTCGCCGGTGGCGATCATCGGCGAGGACGTGCGGCAGTTCTTTTTCGCCGATGTGACGCCGCTCGGGCAGACGCTGCGCATCTCGGGAATGGACTTCACGGTGATCGGCGTTCAGGAAAAGATCGGCAGCGTGGGCGGGCAGTCGCAGGACAACGTGGCGTTCATCCCGGCGACCGTGTTCGGGCGCCTGTACGGTCCGGAGCGGAACATGGTGCTGTTTGCGCGGGCGCGCCCGGAATCGGGGCTGACTCTCGAGGAAGCGCTGGACCTGACGAGGGCGGCGCTGCGCACGCGCTACAAGGCGCAGCCCGGCAAGCCGGACAACTTCGACACGCTGACGCCGGACGCCATCCGGGAATTCATCGAACGGATTCTGGGCATCATCACCGCCGCGGTGGTGCCGGTGACCGCCATCTCGCTGGTCGTGGGCGGGGTGGTGATCATGAACATCATGCTGGTGTCGGTGACCGAGCGCACGCGGGAGATCGGCATCCGCAAGTCCATCGGGGCGCGGCAAAGCGATCTGCTGCTGCAGTTCCTGCTGGAGGCGGTGTTTCTGGCGGTGACCGGAGGAATGATCGGGCTGATCGGCGCAGCCGTAGTGGCCAAAATCGGTAGCCTGATCGCCGGGGTTGAATTGCGCGTGACGCTGCCTTACATCCTGCTGGCTCTGGTCGTGTCCACGTTGACGGGGATTCTTTCGGGGATGTATCCGGCGCGGAAAGCGGCGCGGATGGATCCCGTGGAGGCGCTGAGGGCGGAGTAA
- the ybjZ gene encoding ABC transporter ATP-binding protein: MRVHVELRENIQMAVDAVWSHRFRSALTILGIVIGICTVVTIGSITSGLRQGIVTFFAEFGPDNIFLNRFDRDPNAPGSPKELKRKPILPEYAALIKENVRAVEDVALELFISSETSGFLTAKVPGYETDNLMLVGFSANAFEIQPRELAEGRVYTPQEEARAARVCVIGPLVKKALFPDGGAVGRTISVAGAEYTVLGVFAEAKGGFFGQNGQDMQIVIPYETARLRFPTEERLILVSKARPGMREEAYEEIRQLLRRVRKTPPGLPDDFGLSTTDQIIKRLDSILSMVVLVSIALASLGLMVGGIGVMNIMLVSVTERTKEIGVRKAIGARKFDIVIQFLTEAVTLAGIGGVAGIVFAALVTMLVGKLVPALAAPMPGWAVAMGLMVSVGVGIFFGTWPAMKAANLDPVEALRYE, encoded by the coding sequence ATGCGGGTGCACGTGGAATTGCGCGAAAACATCCAGATGGCGGTGGACGCGGTGTGGAGCCACCGGTTCCGCAGCGCGCTGACGATTCTGGGCATCGTGATCGGCATCTGCACGGTGGTCACGATCGGCAGCATCACGAGCGGTTTGCGGCAGGGCATTGTCACGTTTTTCGCGGAATTCGGGCCGGACAATATTTTCCTGAACCGGTTCGACCGCGACCCGAATGCTCCAGGGTCGCCCAAGGAGCTGAAACGGAAGCCGATTCTTCCGGAGTATGCGGCGCTGATCAAGGAAAACGTCCGGGCTGTGGAGGACGTCGCGCTCGAATTGTTCATCTCGTCGGAAACCAGCGGCTTTCTGACGGCCAAAGTGCCGGGATATGAGACCGACAATCTGATGCTGGTGGGTTTCAGCGCCAATGCGTTTGAAATCCAGCCGCGGGAGCTTGCCGAAGGCCGTGTCTACACGCCGCAGGAAGAAGCCCGCGCGGCGCGGGTGTGCGTCATCGGGCCGCTGGTCAAAAAGGCGCTCTTTCCTGATGGCGGCGCGGTGGGCCGGACGATCTCGGTGGCGGGCGCCGAGTACACGGTGCTCGGCGTGTTCGCCGAGGCGAAGGGCGGGTTCTTCGGCCAGAACGGCCAGGACATGCAGATCGTGATTCCCTACGAAACGGCGCGGCTGCGGTTTCCGACGGAAGAGCGGCTGATCCTGGTGTCGAAGGCGCGGCCTGGAATGCGCGAGGAGGCTTACGAGGAGATCCGCCAACTGCTGCGGCGCGTGCGGAAGACCCCTCCGGGGCTGCCCGATGATTTCGGCCTGTCGACGACAGACCAGATCATCAAGCGTCTGGACAGCATCCTGAGCATGGTGGTGCTGGTCTCGATCGCGTTGGCCAGCCTGGGGCTGATGGTGGGCGGCATCGGGGTGATGAACATCATGCTGGTGTCGGTGACCGAGCGCACGAAAGAGATCGGAGTGCGGAAGGCGATCGGGGCGCGGAAATTCGACATCGTCATTCAGTTCCTGACCGAAGCGGTGACGCTGGCCGGCATCGGTGGCGTGGCCGGGATCGTGTTCGCGGCGTTGGTGACAATGCTCGTGGGCAAGCTGGTGCCGGCGCTGGCAGCGCCGATGCCGGGCTGGGCGGTGGCCATGGGACTGATGGTCTCGGTAGGAGTGGGGATTTTCTTCGGCACCTGGCCGGCGATGAAGGCGGCGAATCTCGATCCGGTGGAAGCGCTGCGGTACGAGTAA